One stretch of Lucilia cuprina isolate Lc7/37 chromosome 6, ASM2204524v1, whole genome shotgun sequence DNA includes these proteins:
- the LOC111685976 gene encoding uncharacterized protein DDB_G0272718, protein MTAFKVIVLLAAMLALAYSAPSPGFFGKHEHHTIHVPYNVHTIHHHHVKKVPIYKEVVKEVPVYKEIVKEVPVVKEVHVPVIKEVHVPVYKEVHVPVHVHHEEHHDHHDHHDFDSHKGWSSSGW, encoded by the exons ATGACCGCCTTTAAAGTAATT GTCCTCTTGGCTGCCATGTTAGCTTTGGCCTATTCTGCTCCTTCACCAGGCTTCTTTGGCAAACA TGAACATCACACCATTCACGTGCCATACAATGTACACACCATTCATCATCATCACGTCAAGAAGGTACCAATTTACAAGGAAGTTGTTAAGGAGGTTCCCGTTTACAAGGAAATCGTCAAAGAGGTTCCCGTTGTAAAGGAAGTACATGTCCCCGTTATCAAAGAAGTCCATGTACCCGTGTACAAAGAAGTTCATGTTCCCGTGCATGTTCATCATGAGGAACACCATGATCATCATGATCATCACGATTTTGATTCACACAAAGGATGGTCATCATCTGGTTGGTAA
- the LOC111685979 gene encoding cuticle protein 1 has product MFTKLALLSLVALAWAKPQHPAAQYPAGVNPQDCPGFPICDNARLHNPNKWQQPAPWQPQPQWGAPQPQWGAPQPSWQPQPQWGAPAAAPGGDKYPAGVNPHSCPNYPFCDVNAGGAGAPAPPLPGWTERQYPAGVSPHTCPNFPYCN; this is encoded by the exons atgtttacaaagtTG GCCTTATTATCATTAGTTGCTTTGGCTTGGGCCAAACCCCAACATCCAGCTGCTCAATATCCAGCTGGTGTAAATCCTCAGGACTGTCCCGGTTTCCCTATCTGTGATAATGCTCGTCTGCATAATCCCAATAAATGGCAACAACCCGCTCCCTGGCAACCACAACCCCAATGGGGTGCTCCTCAACCACAATGGGGTGCACCACAACCTTCATGGCAGCCTCAGCCACAATGGGGTGCTCCAGCAGCAGCTCCCGGTGGTGACAAATATCCAGCTGGTGTAAATCCCCACTCCTGCCCCAACTATCCCTTCTGTGATGTTAATGCTGGTGGTGCTGGCGCTCCTGCTCCTCCTCTACCTGGCTGGACTGAACGTCAATACCCTGCTGGAGTTAGTCCTCATACCTGTCCCAACTTCCCCTATTGCAATTAA